The Seriola aureovittata isolate HTS-2021-v1 ecotype China chromosome 8, ASM2101889v1, whole genome shotgun sequence genome contains the following window.
AAGTgcatattaataaaataataatgggGTGCTGGCAGTGATGGCTGAGATTTTCTTGGGATAAGAGGATTAGTCAGCAGTGATATTATTAGCCATGCTGGACTATGAGACTAACCGACAGAGAGGTGCTAAACAGTGCCGCGCTGCAGTTTCACACCACAAAGACATAtggtatttatttttccttcctttcatgTATCATAGTACTGGCCCCAGATAGCTGTACATATAAACATTTTGCCTTGTCAACcacaaaaaaagtgagaaaggTCAATGCATCTCGTATAGACACTACTAGATATTAAAAGTTTACAGTTTAGTCTCAAATGTCAGACAGCTGGACTCATTTAAAccacaaaacacatatttgtgAAAAAAGCAACGTTTTAATCACAGAAGTGACAAGAACATTGTATTTCATTGTACATTGTATTTCCCCAAATAAATTTTatattcacaataaaaaaagattacagATGATTCTAGTTATTCCATGCTTGCAAGGATTTGCTTAATGGATACACTAGGAGAGCAGCCACTAACTGAGCTGAACTGTGGCTGCTGAATATCCAGACAAGTGGCCTGAGCTGAACTTCCTGTCATCTACTGACAGCTGTCCTGTTGGTTAcacaatatgtttttaaagggacagttcatgAGATGTGTAATTGACTCATCAGGAACTGTTGTTCAGGGAGCATCATTCATTTGGTTTTAGAGATACCTGAAGCATGCGAAGGTTAGCCATTTTACTCAACACagtacagactgaaatatctgaaaaactACTGGAGGGACGGCGGTGGAAGTTTGTCCAGACATCCTTGGTCCACAGACGATGAATCCTACGGActttttcatctagtgccaccatgaggttcacagattgtgtttttcagtgaaatgtctccACAACATTTGGTTGTATTGTCATGATTAATTGTATTAACTTTGTTGAgcctttaacttttcatttaggACCATCATCAGGTCGAAATATgcccaaatacctgcaaaactgatggcattcccatcagcctcagttcTAAGTCGTGcttagcactaattagcaaacattagcatgctaatatgctaaactaatatggtgaacatggtaaacattatacttgCGAAACATAAGCATGTCAGCATTTTCACTGTAGCATGTTAGGATGATGCTAGCAGTGTGAAAGAGCAACTAGCATAGCTAAAGACTTCGACCCCTCagcataataaaacaaaatgttaaccTTTCTGCTTCAGACATCTTAAAACCAGAACAGTAGTGCTTTTGGGATGGACTGAAGACTTCAAGTTCATTAGCAAGTAGACAGGTTTCCTGAAGGGGAAGAAAtccttttaaatgaaaatctttcaAATctattctgtctctttttttcccctgaatCCTACCATCCCTCCATTCTTAacgttttctgtttttctttcctccccaTATTTATGCTagccctccctccttcctctcccctgactctccctcctttctctcacCCCTGGGCGCTTTGCTCCATTGGGGTAATCTCTGGCATGCTCTTGCTCCTTCCTTTCCTTGCCCTGGCCTTGATggcttcctcttctctttctccatcatcTTCCTCGTCGGACCAAtctacctgctgctgcagattcCCTCTGGAACCTCTCATGCTGCTGCCCTTGAAGAACTGCCCCGTGCGAAACTTTGAGCGGAAAGTAACGAAGGAGAGGCTCTTGCTGCGCTGCTGCTTCTCGATCACCGTGTCCTGGGTCTGAACATCTTCGTTTCCATTCTGCTCTTCCACACATTCGCGCAGTACAGAGCGAAACAGCCGAGGAACCTCATGAACCTCAGGCTCCATCTCAGACACCAGCCTTCTGAATCTACAGAAGGAGGAATAAGGAACAGTGAAGATGCAGACCAACCGATCTGGGTTAACAAGACAGGAACACAGTCTGAGGGCAGAGACAAACAGATGTAGTCATAAGAGGGGTGCCATCACAGTGCAGTGTTTTAAAGGCGTCCAGAATCTCTAGCTACGCCCTTGGTAGGATATGAAACCTGATTACACTAACGTGTACTGGAAGGTGGCTGAGACCAGATAGaaccagtaaaaaaaatgaataaataaaagtaaaatgaaacataatttaATGGGAAATTGTTTGCAGAAGTTAGAAGTCAACCATGAATTCAGTGACGACCCTTGACCCTTgcaaggctgcaactaataaatattttcattatggattaatcGGCCAGTTACAACAAACAAGTTGTGAGCAGGATAGAACAGGTGTTTGAGCCGTATTTAGGCCTGTAACGTTTAAATGTCAGGCACGTAGTCTCCTAGAGAAAGAATTGGGTTATGAAATTATCAGCTTGCTCTCTGAGTTATAGTTAAGGATGTTACAGGGATTAGATTGAAACCCTGCAGCTCTCTTCCTGTATACCCATACCTGTATCTCATACTCTATTTCAACTTACCTGTCCTCTGTTTTAGTCTCTAACATTTTCTCTGTGGCTCTCCATCTTTTATATCTTTGCATTATCCTGCAtctctctgtttcagtctgttttataCTCGCTCAATTGTAGTAACACTTATACCTCACTCTTCCTGCCAGTTTGTATCTAAAGTATGTCTGCCTCTCTGTATGCCTCCCTGTCTTTCTTGTTGTCTTCCTCACCTGACGATCGCAGGGCCACACTGTGCAGGAGGGATCTTGGCACAGAggtcctgcagctccagcaggtCGTTGGGTGTCAGCTCGTagggttggggggttggggtgtTGGCCAGCCAGCTATAGTCAGCTGTGGAGGATGAGCTGCGCCGGCGGCGCCGGCCCTCTGTTGCCCTCTCTAAACGGATGCGTTCAGTGCGTTTCACCATGGCCCCTAGCTCCAACATCAGAGTATTGGTTACCAACTCCTCAGTGGTGCGCTGGCCAGGCACTTTAGGCTCAAGAGAGAAAACAGCGGACCAAGGAAACATCTAGGAAAGGTAGAAAGGATTGATGGAGAGTTAGTTCATAGTttaaggtagaaaaaaaaagaaatttcccTTATAACTGGATGTGGCATTCATGACAGCAAACTTAAAGCAAGTTCATATTAGAGGTTTTACTATTTTAGAATTATAATggaggacaaagacaaagtaaaaggtcatagaaacatTTGAgaccataaaaacacataaacagtcGGTCTGTAGAAgcatttttgtaaattttagATGCACATAACTTAATCACAACTACTGCAAATGTgtagaaaatgtaatatttcatattCTCAGACAGAAACCTCTGAAGTAACCTTCATGCCAGATCTATTTCATCAGTGTGAAGACTGTTAAAGTAAATGTGACTCATTATAGACTTAACAGTCCACATGTAAATGCAAACAGCTCATACCACTGGTCAATACAAATTTTTCTTCAGGAGATTATCACCTGTTATTGTCTTGCTCTAACCAGAACACACGTTTAATAATTGTCTTACCTTCATGAAACTGGATTTACAAAACTGAAGTGTATTCTTGTCTAACGTAAATCCACCTGTTGTCCAGTAAAGCCTCTTTTAGCAGCCAAATGAACACCAGGCCTCCATGGGCTTGTGGCATTCAAAAAGGATGAAGCTCCCCTGACTCCAGCTGGTGGTGCACAACTACCTGACTGCCTTGCTACCTTTGACGGTCCCTGGCAGACAGTGTGTGCACTTTTGTGAGGCtcatgtggagtgtgtgtgtgcgtttgggATTGAGAATAAATGTAATCCTGTATTAATAAAGAATGAGTGACGAGATGAGCTTACCTCATGACATGAGCATACACATgggtgaggagtgtgtgtttgtgtgtgtgactgacagaaTTCATGTGAAGTATTTACATAATCGCATGCATGGCTTATTAAgctattttcatttcatcttaaccacttctttcttttgcatgtgttttccaATTTCATCTCCTTTTTATGTGACTGTTAAAGCTGTAAAGAAGGTTTCAGCTTGAACACACAAGCAGGTTGGATTCTTCCTTGCTGAAAGGTACTTCAAACCACTTACACAGACAGATACTTAACTGCGCCATCATGAATTTTAACCAGTATACTTTCTGGTCAGGCTACTGCCATTATACCCAGCTCAGTCCTTGAAAATAACATACTAGAAGTCTGAAAAATGGTCTCCCAGTCAAACTGTTCTGGCCAAGTATTACAGTAAGATTGCATAACCACTTATGTAATCTCTCGTTCTCACACTTATAAACTCTCAAGTGTTAGCAGTGTTTCTCACTAGCATGCATATAGTATTGTATGTAAAGTAAATGCAGGCTAGTTCCTGGGTTTCCACACCACTCAGCACTGAGCCACCAAATCCCAGATTACATTCAAATCCAGAGCCTACCTGGAAGAATGACTGGTTGTAATGACTATTATAATCTAATTACAGTTGTCTACAGTGGATGCTGTTATTGCTGTAACTTAACCGGAATAGCTATGTATTACTGTAACTTTTGAACCAGTGATTGACTTAagtttatttgattaaaaaagacTTCAACTCTACATGGCTGTAGCCACAATCACCAgggataaaacacaaaaaaagtataCTTTCATTGTTGCCCTCCAGCATccgacaaacaacaaaacactagTCAaacgcacattcacacagtggCAGAGCGGCTAAGATTACATGTTCCAAGCTTTACTCAAAGTATAAATCAGGCTACAAAGGGCTGAGAC
Protein-coding sequences here:
- the zgc:162144 gene encoding RD3 domain-containing protein; this encodes MFPWSAVFSLEPKVPGQRTTEELVTNTLMLELGAMVKRTERIRLERATEGRRRRRSSSSTADYSWLANTPTPQPYELTPNDLLELQDLCAKIPPAQCGPAIVRFRRLVSEMEPEVHEVPRLFRSVLRECVEEQNGNEDVQTQDTVIEKQQRSKSLSFVTFRSKFRTGQFFKGSSMRGSRGNLQQQVDWSDEEDDGEREEEAIKARARKGRSKSMPEITPMEQSAQG